In the genome of Solibacillus silvestris, one region contains:
- a CDS encoding cobyric acid synthase CobQ, giving the protein MQAIMIQGTASDVGKSVLCTALCRILVNDGYRVAPFKSQNMALNSYITKDGGEIGRAQGVQAEAAKIDATTDMNPILLKPKGDMVSEVILHGKHFANMDAVSYREQFVEDVMPEVRTSLERLSDNYDVLILEGAGSPAEINLKSRDIANMRMAHETDASVILVADIERGGVFASLVGTLMLLDDAEKARVKGIIINKFRGMKELLTSGIDWLEEYTGIPVLGVIPYFDVQIEAEDSMALSSLRLKKPQQHEFAVDVAVIRLPRISNFTDLDPLFEEPGVGVRFVSTLSDLKNPDVVILPGTKNTVEDFLWLQQTGLMQGILQLANQNVRIIGICGGYQMLGEIIRDEQAVESTGGTYLTLGLLPIETTFINSKQTVQVSGRSCTGHEIEGYEIHLGRSVATKPLKPFIQFYDGRTDGVYTDQVFGTYVHGIFQNRLFTRDYFNTIRVQKGMEPITGEVLSDFERREQAYELLDRHVRGHLDMEKIYSFISEAKFEKR; this is encoded by the coding sequence GTGCAGGCAATCATGATTCAGGGCACCGCATCAGATGTGGGTAAAAGTGTACTCTGTACAGCACTATGTCGCATTTTAGTTAATGACGGTTATCGGGTTGCTCCATTTAAATCACAAAATATGGCGCTGAATTCGTATATTACAAAAGATGGCGGAGAAATTGGGCGTGCACAAGGGGTTCAGGCAGAAGCGGCAAAAATTGATGCAACGACAGATATGAACCCGATTTTACTAAAGCCTAAAGGGGATATGGTATCAGAAGTGATTTTGCACGGTAAACATTTTGCAAACATGGATGCGGTCAGTTATCGTGAACAATTTGTAGAAGATGTCATGCCTGAAGTCCGTACATCGCTTGAACGTTTATCGGATAACTACGATGTTCTTATTTTGGAAGGTGCGGGAAGTCCTGCGGAAATTAACTTGAAAAGCCGTGATATTGCCAATATGCGAATGGCACATGAGACCGACGCGTCAGTGATTTTAGTGGCGGACATTGAACGCGGTGGTGTTTTTGCTTCACTCGTCGGAACGTTAATGTTATTGGATGATGCGGAAAAAGCACGTGTAAAAGGAATTATTATTAATAAGTTTCGCGGCATGAAAGAACTGCTGACAAGTGGAATCGATTGGCTGGAGGAATATACAGGTATTCCTGTACTTGGTGTCATACCGTATTTCGATGTTCAAATTGAGGCAGAAGATTCGATGGCCCTATCCAGCCTGCGCTTAAAGAAGCCACAGCAGCATGAATTTGCGGTTGATGTCGCCGTTATCCGTTTACCGCGTATATCTAATTTTACTGATTTGGATCCATTGTTTGAAGAACCGGGTGTAGGCGTGCGCTTTGTCTCAACGCTTAGTGATTTAAAAAATCCGGATGTCGTAATTTTACCAGGTACTAAAAACACGGTGGAAGATTTTTTATGGCTTCAGCAAACTGGGCTGATGCAAGGTATTTTACAGTTAGCGAATCAAAATGTCCGCATTATCGGTATTTGTGGAGGTTATCAGATGCTTGGTGAGATTATCCGTGACGAACAGGCGGTTGAAAGCACTGGCGGAACGTATTTGACATTAGGTCTGCTGCCGATCGAAACAACATTTATCAATAGTAAGCAAACGGTTCAAGTTTCGGGAAGAAGCTGCACAGGTCATGAGATTGAAGGCTATGAAATTCATTTAGGCCGCAGTGTTGCGACTAAACCGTTGAAGCCTTTCATCCAATTTTATGACGGCCGGACAGACGGTGTCTATACTGACCAAGTATTTGGTACATATGTTCATGGGATTTTCCAAAATCGCCTATTTACACGCGATTATTTTAATACAATCCGTGTGCAAAAAGGAATGGAGCCAATTACAGGAGAAGTGTTATCCGATTTTGAACGTCGCGAACAAGCCTATGAATTGCTGGACCGCCATGTACGTGGGCATTTGGATATGGAGAAGATTTATTCGTTTATTTCGGAAGCCAAGTTTGAAAAGAGGTGA
- a CDS encoding methyltransferase translates to MAVLHGPLAIDFEQLWKEGMLDWHGNMPERMKNDALEEAFWAQSMQKKSYKQTDAHAIPIYEKIRQYIPQGASCLEMGPGWGNYTFPLREDVGKLTLVDGSKSVLNYLQQYFMEDDAVNFVYAKWEEADVEQHDIVIGVNCYYRIYEMNDALLKMNNCAKKRAIIGLTTGPIQPHYDVLAKEYHYQIKYPRRDYIEILNMLYQLGIYADCEMLPLERVYYYDSYEALFEAQSKKILSNPFDLEHVKEALARFVKVEEGKIVYRHKFYAAIISWEPVNFYE, encoded by the coding sequence ATGGCTGTTTTACATGGGCCACTTGCAATTGATTTTGAGCAGCTCTGGAAGGAAGGGATGCTGGACTGGCATGGAAATATGCCGGAACGGATGAAAAATGATGCATTGGAGGAAGCATTTTGGGCCCAATCGATGCAAAAAAAATCCTATAAACAAACGGATGCACATGCCATTCCGATTTATGAAAAAATTCGTCAATACATACCACAGGGTGCAAGCTGTCTGGAAATGGGACCAGGTTGGGGGAATTATACATTTCCCTTAAGAGAAGATGTCGGAAAACTGACATTGGTTGATGGCTCAAAAAGTGTTTTAAACTACTTACAGCAGTATTTCATGGAAGACGATGCGGTAAATTTTGTCTATGCGAAGTGGGAAGAAGCAGATGTTGAACAGCATGATATAGTAATCGGGGTCAATTGCTATTACCGAATATATGAGATGAATGATGCACTGCTGAAAATGAATAATTGCGCAAAGAAAAGAGCAATCATCGGTTTAACAACAGGTCCAATTCAACCACATTATGATGTTTTAGCGAAAGAATATCACTATCAGATTAAATATCCCAGAAGAGACTATATTGAAATTTTAAATATGCTGTACCAATTAGGAATTTATGCAGATTGCGAAATGCTGCCATTGGAACGTGTTTATTACTATGACAGTTATGAAGCGCTCTTTGAAGCACAAAGTAAAAAAATATTATCGAATCCGTTTGATTTAGAGCATGTTAAAGAGGCACTTGCCCGATTCGTTAAAGTGGAGGAAGGCAAGATTGTTTACCGTCATAAATTTTATGCAGCGATCATTAGTTGGGAGCCGGTAAACTTTTATGAATAA
- a CDS encoding ABC transporter permease, whose protein sequence is MNKKKLWLWMPVLIIVLVISIIGAIMVGSVGITPQLIIEVLLFKTGILSETNSSKAQQIIIWEIRVPRVLLALLVGASLAISGAAIQALVKNSIADPYILGVSSGASVGATSVILFGAFSFFGVFALSLAAFFGAIFAVMIVFMLARVNGKTSMIRLLLSGIAVSMVLGAMTNFMLMISKEQGGVQAVMFWMLGSLGGAKWSNLGIPLVTFCIVFPLLLLSYRQLNALLLGEETASTLGIHIERFRLFIIIIVSLLTGVVVAVSGSIGFVGLIVPHIVRMIVGSNYKVVLPLSALLGAIIIIWADIGARIAIAPEEMPIGIITALFGSPFFIWMLRRERYAFGEGE, encoded by the coding sequence ATGAATAAAAAAAAACTTTGGCTATGGATGCCTGTTTTAATCATTGTGCTCGTCATATCGATTATTGGTGCAATCATGGTAGGTTCTGTAGGGATCACACCCCAGTTAATTATTGAGGTTTTACTTTTTAAAACAGGAATTTTAAGTGAAACAAACTCTTCTAAGGCGCAGCAAATAATTATTTGGGAAATCCGGGTGCCCCGCGTATTACTGGCACTTTTAGTTGGGGCTTCATTAGCAATATCGGGTGCTGCAATACAGGCTCTAGTAAAGAATTCCATTGCAGATCCTTACATACTCGGTGTTTCGTCGGGAGCATCTGTCGGGGCAACTTCAGTAATTTTATTCGGTGCATTTAGCTTTTTCGGAGTGTTTGCTTTATCGCTTGCCGCTTTTTTTGGTGCAATATTTGCCGTAATGATTGTATTTATGCTTGCCCGGGTGAACGGGAAAACTTCGATGATTCGATTATTGCTGTCGGGGATTGCGGTTTCCATGGTGTTAGGTGCGATGACCAACTTTATGTTGATGATTTCGAAAGAACAGGGCGGTGTTCAGGCAGTCATGTTTTGGATGCTTGGCAGTTTAGGCGGGGCAAAATGGTCAAATCTCGGAATACCTTTAGTTACTTTTTGTATCGTATTTCCATTATTACTACTAAGCTATCGTCAACTGAACGCACTGTTACTAGGTGAAGAAACAGCATCGACTTTAGGGATCCATATTGAACGATTCAGGCTGTTCATTATTATCATTGTATCTTTACTAACCGGCGTCGTAGTTGCTGTAAGCGGGAGTATCGGATTTGTCGGTCTCATTGTCCCACATATTGTACGGATGATTGTCGGGTCCAATTATAAAGTAGTTTTACCGCTAAGTGCGCTGCTTGGAGCCATTATTATTATTTGGGCTGATATAGGTGCACGTATTGCAATTGCACCAGAAGAGATGCCAATCGGAATTATTACCGCATTATTTGGCAGTCCGTTCTTTATTTGGATGCTTCGTCGGGAGCGCTATGCATTTGGGGAAGGAGAATGA